In Amycolatopsis sp. EV170708-02-1, the following are encoded in one genomic region:
- a CDS encoding DUF1524 domain-containing protein, whose product MPTVLAVRRSFTVLAVSAIVSAGVVGVAEATPPGIPSADTAKTQLAALTVKPDGSSTGYSRDKFPHWSDQGNSCNTREVVLKRDGTNVQQDSSCAAVSGSWFSPYDGATWRAASDVDIDHVVPLAAAWRTGASSWTTAQRQAFANDLSAPQLIAVTDNVNQEKGDKSPDAWKPPTVGYWCTYAKMWTTVKYKYKLSIKSAEKTALTDMLNRC is encoded by the coding sequence ATGCCAACTGTGCTTGCTGTTCGTCGCTCCTTCACCGTTCTCGCCGTCTCGGCGATCGTCTCCGCGGGCGTGGTGGGTGTCGCCGAAGCGACACCCCCGGGCATCCCGTCGGCGGACACCGCCAAGACGCAGCTCGCCGCGCTGACCGTCAAACCGGACGGTTCGTCGACCGGGTACAGCCGCGACAAGTTCCCGCACTGGTCCGACCAGGGCAACAGCTGCAACACCCGTGAGGTCGTGCTGAAGCGGGACGGCACGAACGTTCAGCAGGACAGCAGTTGCGCCGCCGTCTCCGGCAGCTGGTTCAGCCCGTACGACGGGGCCACCTGGCGCGCGGCGTCCGATGTGGACATCGACCACGTCGTGCCGCTGGCCGCCGCGTGGCGCACCGGGGCGTCTTCGTGGACCACCGCGCAGCGGCAGGCGTTCGCTAATGACCTCAGCGCGCCGCAGCTGATCGCCGTCACCGACAACGTCAACCAGGAGAAGGGCGACAAGTCGCCGGACGCCTGGAAGCCGCCGACCGTCGGCTACTGGTGCACCTACGCGAAGATGTGGACCACGGTGAAGTACAAGTACAAGCTGAGCATCAAGTCCGCGGAGAAGACCGCGCTGAC
- a CDS encoding adenylosuccinate synthase, producing the protein MPAIVLIGAQWGDEGKGKATDLLGDRVQWIVRYQGGNNAGHTVVLPDGQNFALHLIPSGILTPGVTNVIGNGVVIDPGVLLDELAGLEERDVDTSKLLISADAHLIMPYHVAIDKVTERYLGSRKIGTTGRGIGPCYQDKIARVGVRVQDLLDEKIFRQKVESALEFKNQVLVKVYNRKALDANQVADEVLAAGEKFAHRIADTRLQLNQALERGETVLLEGSQGTLLDVDHGTYPFVTSSNPTSGGASAGSGIGPGKIDTVLGILKAYTTRVGSGPFPTELDDESGEYLRKQGGEFGVTTGRSRRTGWFDAVIARYAVRVNGITDYFLTKLDVLSGLEKVPVCVGYEVDGFRTYDMPMTQTDVHHALPIYEELPGWFEDISGCRTFEELPANARAYVERLEELSGARISAIGVGPGREQTIVRHEFV; encoded by the coding sequence ATGCCGGCCATCGTGCTGATCGGGGCCCAATGGGGGGACGAGGGCAAGGGCAAGGCCACCGACCTGCTCGGCGACCGCGTCCAGTGGATCGTGCGTTACCAAGGCGGTAACAACGCGGGCCACACCGTAGTCCTTCCCGACGGGCAGAACTTCGCCCTTCACCTCATCCCGTCCGGGATCCTCACGCCGGGCGTCACCAACGTCATCGGCAACGGCGTCGTCATCGACCCGGGCGTGCTGCTCGACGAGCTCGCCGGGCTGGAAGAACGCGACGTCGACACCAGCAAACTGCTGATCTCCGCCGACGCGCATTTGATCATGCCGTACCACGTGGCGATCGATAAGGTCACCGAGCGTTACCTCGGCAGCCGCAAGATCGGCACCACCGGCCGCGGCATCGGCCCCTGCTACCAGGACAAGATCGCCCGCGTCGGCGTCCGCGTGCAGGACCTGCTCGACGAGAAGATCTTCCGGCAGAAGGTCGAATCGGCACTGGAGTTCAAGAACCAGGTGCTGGTCAAGGTCTACAACCGCAAGGCACTGGACGCGAACCAGGTCGCCGACGAGGTGCTGGCCGCCGGCGAGAAGTTCGCGCACCGCATCGCCGACACGCGCCTGCAGCTCAACCAGGCCCTCGAACGCGGCGAGACCGTGCTGCTCGAAGGCTCGCAGGGCACCCTGCTCGACGTCGACCACGGCACGTACCCGTTCGTCACGTCGTCGAACCCGACCTCCGGCGGCGCGAGCGCGGGTTCGGGCATCGGCCCCGGCAAGATCGACACCGTGCTGGGCATCCTCAAGGCCTACACCACGCGTGTCGGCTCCGGCCCGTTCCCGACCGAGCTGGACGACGAGTCCGGCGAGTACCTGCGCAAGCAGGGCGGCGAATTCGGCGTCACCACCGGACGCTCGCGGCGCACCGGCTGGTTCGACGCGGTCATCGCGCGCTACGCGGTGCGGGTCAACGGCATCACCGACTACTTCCTCACCAAGCTGGACGTGCTGTCCGGGCTGGAGAAGGTGCCGGTGTGCGTCGGCTACGAGGTCGACGGCTTCCGCACCTACGACATGCCGATGACGCAGACCGACGTGCACCACGCGCTGCCGATCTACGAAGAGCTGCCGGGCTGGTTCGAGGACATCTCGGGCTGCCGGACCTTCGAGGAGCTGCCGGCGAACGCGCGGGCCTACGTCGAGCGGCTCGAAGAGCTTTCGGGCGCAC